One region of Glycine max cultivar Williams 82 chromosome 9, Glycine_max_v4.0, whole genome shotgun sequence genomic DNA includes:
- the LOC102668085 gene encoding uncharacterized protein, with amino-acid sequence MDPDKVKEILEIPEPRTKKQVQACCLRQYILSYTTWLVSKMDPVKYNFKKPALTGRIAWWQPMHPEFPNEDIMTLFEEEVEDEDMDKLIVWFDGASNALGHGIGAVLVSPNNQYIPFMARLCFDCTNNIAEYEACTLGIHATIDFRVKLLKVYGDSSLVIHQLKGEWETRDHKLVPYQAYIRKLMELLDDISFHHIPREENQMADALASLSSMFKVSPHGDFPYIEFRCRGEPTHCYLIEEEEEGKTWYFDIKRYIESKEYPLGASDNDKRTLRRLAIGFILSGNMLYK; translated from the exons CTTGCTGTTTGAGGCAGTATATTCTGAGTTACACTACTTGGTTGgtgtccaaaatggatcccgtcaAGTACAACTTCAAAAAGCCCGCTCTCACTGGAAGGATAGCTTGGTGGCAG CCTATGCATCCAGAATTCCCTAATGAGGATATCatgaccttgtttgaggaaGAGGTAGAAGATGAGGACATGGATAAGTTgattgtgtggtttgatggtgcaTCTAATGCACTAGGCCATGGaattggggcagtattggtttCCCCGAATAACCAATATATACCTTTCATGGCTAGGCTGTGCTTCGACTGCACAAACAACATAGCGGAGTATGAGGCATGTACCCTTGGGATCCATGCAACGATCGACTTTAGGGTCAAGTTACTCAAGGTATACGGGGACTCGTCATTGGTGATTCATCAATTGAAAGGTGAATGGGAGACCAGGGACCACAAGTTGGTGCCTTACCAGGCTTACATCAGGAAATTGATGGAACTCTTAGATGACATATCATTTCATCATATTCCTAGAGAGGAAAACCAGATGGCTGACGCCCTTGCCTCTCTATCGTCCATGTTCAAAGTGAGCCCTCATGGAGATTTTCCATACATTGAATTCAGATGTCGTGGTGAGCCTACACATTGCTATTTGAtagaagaggaggaagaaggtAAAACTTGGTACTTCGATATCAAACGATACATTGAAAGCAAGGAATACCCGCTTGGGGCctctgacaatgacaagaggACGTTACGAAGGTTAGCAATCGGTTTCATCCTGAGTGGAAATATGTTGTACAAatga